Genomic DNA from Dioscorea cayenensis subsp. rotundata cultivar TDr96_F1 chromosome 1, TDr96_F1_v2_PseudoChromosome.rev07_lg8_w22 25.fasta, whole genome shotgun sequence:
CTATAGAAAGATAAAGGATGAGAAACCGCAACTAGTTGGGTATAGTGATAGTGACTTAGCTGGCGATGTTGATGATCGCAAGAGTACTACTGGAGTTGTCTACTTTCTTGGTCCAAATCTAATCACTTGGATGTCACAAAAGCAGAAAGTAGTGGCACTATCATCTTGCGAGGCGGAGTATATTGCTGCAACAACGGCTGCATGTCAAGGTATATGGCTAAATCGTTTATTAGCTTATTTGATGAAGCAAGAGTTGAGCTCGGTGGTTCTTAAGGTGGACAACAAATCTGCAATTTCCCTTTGCAAGAATCCTGTCCATCATGATAGGAGCAAGCACATTGACACACGATACCATTTCATTCGGGAATGTATCGAGAGTAGCAAGATAGCAGTAAAGTATGTGAATTCAGATGACCAGCTCGCTGACATGCTGACCAAGTCGCTTGGGAGTGTCAAATTCTTGGAGATGCGCCAGAAGATTGGGTTGCGAGATCTGAAGAAAAATCAACAAGATTAAGGGAGTGAATGATAGAATTAATCTTGTTAGTTCATATATgaccctatgttatttatattttatatttagatattattgcatttatgcatttatgtttGCAGTTATAACCCTTAGTATTTCAAAAATTGCATTTGCATTTAGAATTATGTTTAGATAAGCTTcttagtttaaatttgtttagtttcttggtggagaagaaatgtagtttgaattcagttattattatcaatataaaagataaaaagatggGGAGTTTTGGTTGACCGCGTCAAAATTATCTCATCGTGTTCTTTGTGTGattttttctctgattttcctAACAGTCTCTTTGCTTATTTTGGTTTAGGTTTGATTAGTTGGTGGTGGTGAGATTATTGCATGGAGATGTGTTTTTGTGAAGGCATCTAGTTTATTGGAGTCTGGATATGGTGTTGAGGATGCATTTGTGGTGGCTCAGGTATGTTTTTGCTTCAATTATGTTCTTTTTGTGAGGAAAATGGTGGTGATCGTGATTTTATTTGTTGGTGTAGATTAGCTTGACATAGGTGTTTCTGATTTATGAGAAATAGTGAGGCAAGT
This window encodes:
- the LOC120258368 gene encoding secreted RxLR effector protein 161-like — protein: MESRLKLSKLSTNPPVDATLYRSIVGSLRYLVNTRPDIAYVVGIVSRFMEGPTTQHMAAVKHILRYVSGTLNFGCHYRKIKDEKPQLVGYSDSDLAGDVDDRKSTTGVVYFLGPNLITWMSQKQKVVALSSCEAEYIAATTAACQGIWLNRLLAYLMKQELSSVVLKVDNKSAISLCKNPVHHDRSKHIDTRYHFIRECIESSKIAVKYVNSDDQLADMLTKSLGSVKFLEMRQKIGLRDLKKNQQD